Sequence from the Rutidosis leptorrhynchoides isolate AG116_Rl617_1_P2 chromosome 3, CSIRO_AGI_Rlap_v1, whole genome shotgun sequence genome:
TCCATACGACATGAAATGGCTTGTTATCATTGCAATAATTCTCCTATCTATTGGAAAATCAGGAGACGATCTTTCAGAAGATGTGCTGATTGATTTGGTGAAAGATATCGATTTGATGAAAAATAATGAATTGGAGAATGACATTAATTACTCATACATAATGAAACGGTCTGAGGCACGTGCAGTAGTCTGGTGCCGAATTGCATATGTATTTGGAGCTATATCTGCAACGTTGTGGGTTACAGTATCTCCTACTGGGGGTAGTCCCGAGCTATCTTGGAGAACTACGTTCTTGATTTGCATAATCGCCATGTTCACAACTTCGATTCCTTTTGTAGCAGGATATAATTTGTATTATCAGAAAAAGTTAATTCAAAGGCCCATTGACAGCTTTTTTCGAGTGTGTCGATATAGTATGAGAGATCTACGTAAGTTTATCTCCCGGTATGTTGTATTCATCGACTCCACTCttcaatatttttttttagttttttatgaACAGAGTTAGATTTGTTGGGAAAAACAATGTTTATAATCTGTTGGaagaatctgatgagtcaaaagtgtgGTTAAAGTTAGAAAATAAGCTAGGTGTGGAAGTTTTTGACTTCCAGACCCGATCAGACTATCTGTGTTTTCCAGAGTTTCGAAGAAAACCGGATTTTCTACTATTACGTGGATCAGTTTTTAAAAGAGTTTACAGCCGGAAACGTGTTGTAATTCAAATAAAGGAGCAGGAAGATCATATCATGCAAGGCCGGTCTCaagaaaacttttttttttcttctagaaTGAGGTGGAAAAAATGCCCTTGGGCCCTAATGAATtatataagtatttttaaaaaatgaCCATTTGGACTTTGCTAGAATGCGAGTGGACTTTAATTTCTTGTTTTTCTGAGGCCATTTATTGTTGTTTTTGGCTATTGTGTTTCATCTTCGATGCTTAAGTTGTGTTTCTCTAGTTCCCATGTTTTTCATGTCCATTAATATTAAAGATAAAAAATTGGACCCCTGAAAATCTTGTGCCCAAACGGTCGATCACCTTATTTCCCCTCCAGCCCTCGCATGATATCCTGTATTTAGACACATAACTTGTATGAACATAGTTGGATCAATTAGCTTGTATCTTTCAGTTAACTTGtactatgttttaaaaaaaaacatagtTAGATCAATTACCTTGTATGTTTCATACATTATCTTTGATACACTACTTTTTTGTTTTTGTGACCAGGTCTCTAGCTATTATTTCAAGACATGACACATCAGCTCCGAGTTCAGAAACTAGAACGAAAGAACACGAAGGGACTACGCAGGATCGGGAAGAACATGAAAATAGAGAAAGTAATAATCTTAAAAAGGATATGGCGAAAGTAAAAAGCCTTATAAGGTTGTTTCCGGTATGGGGATCATATTTCGTAGTGGCACTCGTATCAGCAACTGGGAACACTTTCTTTCTTGAGCAATTCAGCAACTTACATGCTAGTCAAAAGCTACCAATCCAAATCTACACCTTGATCCAACAAGTCTCAAGCTTCAGTATCCCGTTTCTATATCGATGGGCTACTTGTTCTCGCAAAAACGAGAAGGTCAAAATTGGTCTAGGAATGCTTTTTTCAAACATTTGTTGCATTTTTGCTTGGCAGCTAGAAGTTCACCGGTTAAAAGGTGTCAAGCGTTTGGCTGATGATCAAGATGAAAATACGTCGATAAGTTTCCTTTGGTTATTTCCACAATTTGTAATGCTTGGCTGCATGGAAGGACTAACGAACGATGGGTTGTTAAAGTTCTTCAAGTCACAAGTTAACGATAAAGGTCTCGAAAGTTATGGGGAGGAATACAATGAAGTTGTGTTAGGTGTTGGGAAGCTGTTTACCATAGCTAGCATCTTAATATTCAAAAGCCGATTCGGATGGTTCACTTACACAATTAACAAAAGTCAGCTGGACAAGAATTATATAGTGTTGATATATATCTGTTCTGTAAACTTCGTATACTATTGTTTCATTGCGACATGTTTCTTCAAGGACGACAAAAATCGCGAAGAAGACTCTGCTAGTGATGTTAGCGAAAGCTTAGAGCACTCCCAACGTTGTCGTCCAGGAGCTCGCCCAGACCGCCGCCCTCCTAGGCGCCGATGGCAGCGGTTAGCCCATGGGGCCGCCCAGGCCATCGTCCACTTGATCGTCCCTGGTTTCGTGCTTTTTGGTCAGATTGGAGGACGGGTAAACTAGCCGTTGTATGCTCCAACGGTCCATTTTTTGGCCGTTGgaaattcaattttttttcttttttaatttctcacctctatatatacatacatatacattttaCACTCATACATCTCAAACACATACACATTTCATATACATTTCTATACTTTGTACTTCaaaaatgagttccaaaaaaaattcaaataaagGAAAATCAAAACAACGCGCTCAAGTTCAAGTACGTGGTTCGGTCGAAAACGATATGTTGCAATCTTTAATAGATTCTACGCAACAAACAACCGGGTTTTCTTAATTTGCAAACTCGAATCAATTTGCGCCAATGTTTACAAACATTCTCAACCCGAACCTACCACTTAATCAACGCTACTCACACTATCCGAATCAACCTCAATCTCAAGTTTATACACACTACCCGaaccaatcacaaactcaagtttatAAACACTGCCCGaaccaatcacaatctcaacaacaaACACCTTATTATCCTAGGCTACGTGGCGAGTCGGACGAGGAAGAAGTTCCCGAAACTCCTCAACAACCCGAACCCGAGCCTGAACCCGTAGCCGATCCAAAAGGGAAAAAAGTGAAGTGTCCGAAAGTGCCTTGGTCCGACTTGGAAACTCGAATTTTAGTCGAGCATTATGTGTACATTTCCGAACATCCGGATGCGGGAAACGATcaaaattttaattcattttggGTGAGGTGCGAAAACAATATAATTCGATCGTTCCGGAGAAAAGACGTGCGGATCAAATTAGTGGAAAATGGGCTAAAATTCAAAGGGATGTGAAGATATTTATTGGAATTTATTCAAAGCTCGAGAAGATGTGGCAAAGTGGAGCCGCGGGGGAAGACATTATGAACGCGGCCCGAAAACAATTCAAAATTCAAACAAAGGGTCGACAATTCGCTTTTGAAGATGCGTGACAAGTTTTAAGGAATTACCCGAAGTTTTTAGAAGGTGAAGGTTTAGCGGCTACGAACAAACAAAAACAAGTCGATGATATACCGATGAATGTTCAAATCGAGGCAAGTTCCCACCCGAACACAAGCTCGAACCCCGACCCAACCCAATTTGAAAATTTACTTAAGGATCACGA
This genomic interval carries:
- the LOC139902721 gene encoding protein NRT1/ PTR FAMILY 5.14-like; the encoded protein is MDLVIISYSLLAFTVVSSSVLLYLCRKYYFFFHKNILYVLGLVFSRSLTNNAVVDVLMWYLSYYDGDDLVMSAVLSNVQDSLSSLLVIVMAHSADSWFGRFRTLLFSNTAYIGGLLLLWMFNPYDMKWLVIIAIILLSIGKSGDDLSEDVLIDLVKDIDLMKNNELENDINYSYIMKRSEARAVVWCRIAYVFGAISATLWVTVSPTGGSPELSWRTTFLICIIAMFTTSIPFVAGYNLYYQKKLIQRPIDSFFRVCRYSMRDLRKFISRSLAIISRHDTSAPSSETRTKEHEGTTQDREEHENRESNNLKKDMAKVKSLIRLFPVWGSYFVVALVSATGNTFFLEQFSNLHASQKLPIQIYTLIQQVSSFSIPFLYRWATCSRKNEKVKIGLGMLFSNICCIFAWQLEVHRLKGVKRLADDQDENTSISFLWLFPQFVMLGCMEGLTNDGLLKFFKSQVNDKGLESYGEEYNEVVLGVGKLFTIASILIFKSRFGWFTYTINKSQLDKNYIVLIYICSVNFVYYCFIATCFFKDDKNREEDSASDVSESLEHSQRCRPGARPDRRPPRRRWQRLAHGAAQAIVHLIVPGFVLFGQIGGRVN